One genomic window of Macrobrachium rosenbergii isolate ZJJX-2024 chromosome 51, ASM4041242v1, whole genome shotgun sequence includes the following:
- the LOC136833157 gene encoding phytanoyl-CoA dioxygenase, peroxisomal-like, translating into MKFLTAEQKKFYNDNGYVVLDILSEAEIDELGREYDDIFKRKADSNLEATWQGDWNTQKQQTQVQSIHGLQMHSAAFTRLLMHPKMLDACEDIMDTENILLHHTKAHTKPPGTGSPFPMHQDYHYFPFEKDSMIAVFVSMDAADPKNGGLCVYPGSHKLGPQEDCSNAPGWHYLSQDKFPISKATPLSLKRGQIVVFSYLLIHGSYDNTSDRVRRMFLIQLMSADDTPLAKVHQSDCQRMVLRGKCISRDADIKKRHKEFTEMERASGAY; encoded by the exons ATGAAGTTCCTGACTGCAGAACAGAAGAAATTTTACAACGACAATGGATACGTAGTCTTGGACATTTTGAGCGAAGCCGAGATTGACGAGCTAGGTAGAGAATACGATGACATCTTCAAGCGAAAGGCCGACAGTAATCTTGAGGCTACCTGGCAGGGAGACTGGAACACTCAAAAGCAACAaaca CAAGTTCAGTCTATCCATGGCCTGCAAATGCATTCGGCAGCCTTCACCAGACTCCTGATGCATCCCAAAATGCTTGATGCCTGCGAGGATATAATGGACACAGAGAACATTCTCCTACACCATACCAAGGCCCACACCAAGCCTCCTGGGACTGGGTCGCCTTTCCCTATGCATCAG GATTATCACTACTTCCCCTTCGAGAAGGATTCCATGATCGCTGTCTTCGTCAGCATGGACGCAGCTGATCCTAAGAACGGCGGCCTTTGTGTTTACCCGGGTTCTCACAAGCTGGGACCCCAAGAGGACTGCAGCAATGCTCCAGGATGGCATTATTTGAGTCAAGACAAATTTCCGATTAGTAAAGCAACTCCTCTCTCCTTGAAGCGTGGACAG ATTGTGGTGTTTTCCTACTTGCTGATTCACGGGTCATACGACAACACGAGCGACCGCGTCCGTCGGATGTTCCTGATCCAGCTGATGTCCGCCGACGACACCCCTTTAGCAAAGGTGCACCAGTCGGACTGCCAAAGGATGGTCCTACGGGGAAAGTGCATCTCCAGGGACGCCGACATCAAGAAACGCCACAAAGAGTTCACGGAGATGGAGAGAGCGTCAGGAGCGTATTAG